The DNA segment ACCGCTCAGGCGCCGGGATCGCGGCGCAGAGATGCCGAAGGTTCGACGAGACGCCGAAGACTTTCCCCCCGAGGAGGAGGAGGAGGGGGACGATCAGCCCGATGAGGGGGCCGGCCACGTACCAGGGCCAGGGGGAGGAGAGGCGTTCGAGCATGGCCATACGAGGGCTGGAGTGCGAAGGCGTTTCAGCTGAAACGCCTCTGGGGATGACGACTACCCCGCCGCACGCGGGAGTTCACCTGGCGCCGCTCACCCCCCCACGCGGATCCCCGCCAACCCGAAGATCCTCTCCCCTCCCGTCCGCAGGACCACACGGTACTCCCCGCTCCGGATCGGCCCGTCCACGGGGACCCACCTGTCCCAGACGCGAAACCCGATGTCGTGCGCCGTGATCTCGATCTCTCGCGTCGTTCTTATCACTTCCCCGTCCAGCTGCCACTCCAGCGTCACCGTGGTCGGCATGATGGAAGGCGAAAAGACCTCGACCAGGAGGTAGAGCGAGCCCCCGAGGAGGGCGGGGTCCACCGGGCTCGAGAGGGTATCGAATGGGACGAGGGTGCTCCGATCGATCTCCGAGGTGAAGACCACGCTCTGCGCGCGCAGGGGAACGGGGGGCACGAGCCGCGGCACCCCGATCGCGATGGCCAGGATCGCGACGCTCGCGAGCGCGATCCTCATTCGACCCGCGCGTCCCGTGGAGGCGCCCCGCATCGTCAGAGAGAGGGCGCTCCCCACCGCGGCCAGCGCCGCGATTGGCGTTCCGAAGCGGGGATCCACCGGGAAGAGGATCGGAACCAGGAGGTTCAACGCCGCGAAGGCCACCGTCGCGAAAAAGACCAGGCCGAACACCCGGCTTCGCCGCATCCAGCCGTCGAAGAAGAGATCGAGGCAGGAAAGGACGGCGAGCCCCACGAGTAGAAGGGAAAAGGTCACATTCAGCGACTGAAAGACGGTCGAGTACCAATAAAAGGGGAGGAGGAAGAAGAGCGTCTCCTGGTACATCGAGCGGGTGAGGTAGGAGGTTGCCTCCTCGCCGAAGCCGGGCGGCGCGCTTCGCCTCGTTCCGACGCGGTCGCCGGCCGTCCGCCCCCCGAAAAAAAGCGTCGAAGCCCAGGTCAGGACGAGAAAGAGCACCACCCAGGGGACGAAACCATAGCGGTCGCGCGCCAGAACGATGACGGCCACCCCGGTCGCGAGCGCCCAGAGCGAATGCAGCGCCCAGAAGAGGGTCCGGTTCCGGACCCAGAAGCGGCGAAAGCGGGATCCCACCAGCGGACCAGGGGCTTCGAGGGAAGGCGCCTCCGTCTCCCTCCGGTCATCTTCAGGAATCAAGATCGAATTCGCCCTCGCTATGAAGGGGCGAGACGATAACGGCCACCCCCGCTCAGGCCAAGAGCCCCACGACGAAGAAGGTACTGGCCACCATGAGCAGGGCATGCGGAACCAGGGCCTTCACCGCGTCCCCCTTCGTCTTCGTCAGATCGCGTGCGATCAGCCAGGCGATCCCCGCGCCCCAGAGCACCGAGAGCCAGAGAAACTCGTTGCCCCCGAGCGCGTGCCATCGTGCGACCGTCTCCGCGGAGGCCCATGCCGCCGGAAGATTCAGGGGGATCCCGATTCCGTTCGCGAACCCGTTCAGCAGCCCCCCTCCATTCTCCATCAGCCCCGGGATCACATGCATCCCGAGCTGAAACACGATCCCGAGGGGAATGTAGGCGAAGGCGAAGCGCGAGAAAGCGATGCGGGGGAGGATCCCGCTCCATCGCGCCGCGATCCAGCTCACGACGGCGAAGGCCACGATGGTCCCGGCGATGCTCGTGTAATACGGCACGAGCCCGGCGAGGAGGCTCGGGAGGGCTTGGACCGAGGGAAACTGTGCGAGCACCTGACTTCCCAGCACATGATCGATCGGAAATACGGCCCAGATGATCAGCGCGATCAGGGCTTCGTCCGGAATGACGAGCCTCGGCCGGACCGCGGCGGCCCCCGGCCAGCGCGCGTGCAGCCGGATCGGTACCTCCGGCTGTCCCACCGAGCAGTGCATGCACGCCACGCAACGGCGCTCCGTGCTCAGGTAGTTGCTCTTGAACTCGGCGGTCATGCAATCGGGGACCTCCGTCTCCCGGTCCTGCCGAATCTCGATCGGGGAGAGCCGGGTCGTGACCGACATGACCCCGGTGGCGGGGCAGAAGTACCGACAGAATACGCGCTGCCGAAAGACGAGGGTGAGAGCCACCGCCACCCCGAGGAAAACCAGGAAATAGACCCCCATCCGCCAGGGCGTATAGGCGACGCCCAGCTTGTAGAGGGGAAACCGCGCCAGCGTAAAGGTCAGCGCGGTGATCGCGAGCACCGAAAACCCCACGCCGAAGACACGCACCCTCGGCTTTCGAAAGGTGGGAAACCACCGATTCAGGCTGAAGCGCTGGAGGAACTCGGTGATCGCCCCGATCGGGCAGACGTAGCACCAGACGCGTCCGAAGAGGACGAGGCTCACGAGCATCACCGGCGCCCACCACAACCCGAAGAACGCGACTGCGCCGAAGTTGGTCGCCGCGTCCTGGGGCCCCGCGAAAGCCTGCCAGAGCCCCCAGCCGAAAACCGCGATCATGAGGAGCTGGAACGCCGGCTGCACGCGGCGATTCGTCATCAGAAATCGGGTGAGGCGATTCCCGTTCAGGTTGAAGCCACCGGGAGACTCCCTCCGTCCTTCCCCCACCAGGGGAAGCCGGAGTCCCCCCGCCGCCGACACAGGCGACGTCGAACCCACGGCACCCATGGCGGGCGAAGGACGGAGGTCGCTCATCGAACCGAAACCCCCAGATAGAAAGTCCGCGGAAGCCCGGGGGCGAGCTCCTCGCCCCGGAACGCGTTGTAGCCCGCGCTCTCCGCATAGCGGACATCGGCCAGGTTGTTCACCCTGGCGAAGACGGTGAACCGCGACCGGAGCTCGTAGGAGAGCCGAAGGCTCAGGAGATCGTGACCTTCGTAGTCGTTTTCATTGGACTGGTCCTCCCAGTACTCCCCGACCCGACTCCACTCGAGCGCAAACCTGGCTCCAGGAATCGCGCGCGGCGCGACGTTCAGCACCGCGTTTCCGATCTGCTGGGGCGCCGCATTCATCTCGTGTCCGCTCAGATCGACCGTCTCGGAGGGACGCCAGACCTCGTACGTGTGCTCGGCCACCGAGTAAGAGACGTCGAGCGTCACCCCATCCACGATTCCCAGGCCGAGACCGAGCTCCACACCCTTGTGGAGCGTTTCGCCCGCGTTCCGCGATTCACTGCTCCCGTCCGGCAGCTGGAAGCCGAGAATATCGTCGGTGACTTGCATGTAGTAGGCGGATGCCTCGTAGGTGAGGCGCTCGCCCGCGCGCCCGCGAACCCCCGCCTCGTAGGAATTCACCTTCACCGGCTCCAGATCCACCGTGCTCTCGGCGGAACCCTGACGGAAGAGCTGGCTCTGCGAGGGGGCCCGGAAGCCCCGGCGGTACGAGACGAAGAGATCCACGTCGTCCGTCGCCTCGAAGCTGAGGCCGAACTTCGGGCTGACGGCGCTGAAGTTGGGCGATGCGTCCGCGGGCCGCCGCCAGCGTCCGGTCTGCAGCTCGCCGAGCGCGTTCGTATAGTCGTATCCCATGAAGTCGGCCCGGAGCCCCGCGCTCGCGTGGACGCGGTCCGTTGGCGAGAACTCGACGTGCAGATAGGGCGAAAGTGAGCGGAAGGTCACGTCGTAGTCGTACCGGACCTCACCGTCCTGATAGTCCGTAAAGATCGTTCCCTCCCTCTCCGGCACGATGCTCCACTCCTTCTGGCCACCGGGGGAGTAATCCGCGTCGAATCCCAAAGTGACGCTGAGATCCCGGTCGGGGACGTAGTACCGCGCCTGTCCCAGGAAGCCCACCGAAGAATTCTCCGTCTCGTAGGCCGTCGGATCGTAGGTCAGCGACCAGTTCGGAAGGAGGTCCATCGTGTTGCTTCTCACGAAGGGGGTGAGGCTGACCAGCCAGTTCCCCCGGAGGTGTTCGAGCGCCGTGGAGACCCGAAGCGCCGTCACCTTCCGAAAGGAGATCGGGGTGTAGTTGACCGTGGGATTCGCCTCGAAATCGCCCCTCGAGATCGCCGAGCTCCCCGCCGTTTTCTGATCGATGGTGGAGTACGCCACAACCGTCTTGAGGGAGGTGCTTCCGGACACGGACGCATCCCACCGGAGCGTTCCAGCCCAACGATCATACGCCGTCCCTTCCCGCCAGCCGTCGGTGCGCGTGAAGTTCACGTCCGCGCGGAGCCCTCCCGCCCGGCCGGTGCCGCTCACCGATCCCAGGTATCGCTGAAATCCGAACTCACCCCCCTCGACCGAGAGCTCCGCCGTCGTCTCGGGCGAGGGAGCCCTCGTGCCGACGTTGATCACGCCTCCGATCGCGTCACTCCCATACAACGCGTTCGCCGGACCCTTCATCACCTCGATGCGCTCCGCCTGGGGAAGGTTCACCTCGTAGAGCGCGTTGTGATTGAAGAACCCGGTCGAGCGCGTCGGCACGCCGTCCTCGAGATACAGATAGACCGGGGAAGTGGAGAGGGGCTGGCGGATCGCCATCATATGTCCCTCGCCGCCCGTCACGTTCACCCAGACCCCGGGCACGCGGCCCATGATCTCGGAGGGATGCCCCGCGTGGGTCTCCGCGATCGCCTCCCGTCCGATCACGCCGACGGAGGCGGCAATTTCGGAGAGCGCTTTCGCGTCCCGGGAGGCGGTCACCATCATCTCGGGAATGGAGATCGCCTGCTCCTGGAGCTGGATCGAAACTTCGGCGACCGTCCCGCTCGAAACGGTGACCTCCACGCGCGCCGCCGCGTAGCCGATCCGCTCGACGACCAGCTCGTACGCTCCCGCGCCCAATCCCGCCAGGCGGAAGTGTCCGGCGCGGTCCGTCAGCGCGTGCCGATTCGTCCCCGCGATGAATACGTCAGCGTTTTCGACGGGGGCGCCCGTCGCCGCCGCGACAACCGCACCCGCCACACCACCTCCACCTTCCTGGGCCTGCGCCACAGCC comes from the Gemmatimonadota bacterium genome and includes:
- a CDS encoding DUF5924 family protein — translated: MIPEDDRRETEAPSLEAPGPLVGSRFRRFWVRNRTLFWALHSLWALATGVAVIVLARDRYGFVPWVVLFLVLTWASTLFFGGRTAGDRVGTRRSAPPGFGEEATSYLTRSMYQETLFFLLPFYWYSTVFQSLNVTFSLLLVGLAVLSCLDLFFDGWMRRSRVFGLVFFATVAFAALNLLVPILFPVDPRFGTPIAALAAVGSALSLTMRGASTGRAGRMRIALASVAILAIAIGVPRLVPPVPLRAQSVVFTSEIDRSTLVPFDTLSSPVDPALLGGSLYLLVEVFSPSIMPTTVTLEWQLDGEVIRTTREIEITAHDIGFRVWDRWVPVDGPIRSGEYRVVLRTGGERIFGLAGIRVGG
- a CDS encoding 4Fe-4S binding protein; amino-acid sequence: MSDLRPSPAMGAVGSTSPVSAAGGLRLPLVGEGRRESPGGFNLNGNRLTRFLMTNRRVQPAFQLLMIAVFGWGLWQAFAGPQDAATNFGAVAFFGLWWAPVMLVSLVLFGRVWCYVCPIGAITEFLQRFSLNRWFPTFRKPRVRVFGVGFSVLAITALTFTLARFPLYKLGVAYTPWRMGVYFLVFLGVAVALTLVFRQRVFCRYFCPATGVMSVTTRLSPIEIRQDRETEVPDCMTAEFKSNYLSTERRCVACMHCSVGQPEVPIRLHARWPGAAAVRPRLVIPDEALIALIIWAVFPIDHVLGSQVLAQFPSVQALPSLLAGLVPYYTSIAGTIVAFAVVSWIAARWSGILPRIAFSRFAFAYIPLGIVFQLGMHVIPGLMENGGGLLNGFANGIGIPLNLPAAWASAETVARWHALGGNEFLWLSVLWGAGIAWLIARDLTKTKGDAVKALVPHALLMVASTFFVVGLLA
- a CDS encoding TonB-dependent receptor — encoded protein: MFGFAGMIPATAVAQAQEGGGGVAGAVVAAATGAPVENADVFIAGTNRHALTDRAGHFRLAGLGAGAYELVVERIGYAAARVEVTVSSGTVAEVSIQLQEQAISIPEMMVTASRDAKALSEIAASVGVIGREAIAETHAGHPSEIMGRVPGVWVNVTGGEGHMMAIRQPLSTSPVYLYLEDGVPTRSTGFFNHNALYEVNLPQAERIEVMKGPANALYGSDAIGGVINVGTRAPSPETTAELSVEGGEFGFQRYLGSVSGTGRAGGLRADVNFTRTDGWREGTAYDRWAGTLRWDASVSGSTSLKTVVAYSTIDQKTAGSSAISRGDFEANPTVNYTPISFRKVTALRVSTALEHLRGNWLVSLTPFVRSNTMDLLPNWSLTYDPTAYETENSSVGFLGQARYYVPDRDLSVTLGFDADYSPGGQKEWSIVPEREGTIFTDYQDGEVRYDYDVTFRSLSPYLHVEFSPTDRVHASAGLRADFMGYDYTNALGELQTGRWRRPADASPNFSAVSPKFGLSFEATDDVDLFVSYRRGFRAPSQSQLFRQGSAESTVDLEPVKVNSYEAGVRGRAGERLTYEASAYYMQVTDDILGFQLPDGSSESRNAGETLHKGVELGLGLGIVDGVTLDVSYSVAEHTYEVWRPSETVDLSGHEMNAAPQQIGNAVLNVAPRAIPGARFALEWSRVGEYWEDQSNENDYEGHDLLSLRLSYELRSRFTVFARVNNLADVRYAESAGYNAFRGEELAPGLPRTFYLGVSVR